The Methanosphaera sp. BMS genome contains a region encoding:
- a CDS encoding O-acetylhomoserine aminocarboxypropyltransferase/cysteine synthase family protein → MAYEIKNKKNIATIGLHVGQEETDNSGSRAVPIYQTTSYVFDDTQQAANRFALQEGGNIYTRLTNPTTEAFEKRMAAIEGGTAAYATSSGLSAIFYAIINLTQVGDNIVSADNLYGGTFELFENTLKDLGREVKFVDSQSPDEFADAIDEKTRAIYVESIGNPKLDIPDFDVISEIAHENGIPLIADNTVGIGSVRPFDHGADIIASSATKYIGGHGTTLGGIIIEKGEFNWDNGKFPGLTQPDETYNGLKFYETFGPASFTTRIRAVLGRDTGAVPSPFGSFLLLQGLETLSLRIEKHAENALAVAKHLEAHPKVAWVTYSGLESSPNHKIASKYAEKGYGGIVSFGLKSGYDGAIQFINNTELLSLLANIGDAKSLVIHPASTTHSQLTEEQQLATGVTPDLIRFSVGIEDLEDILADVDQALDKIQ, encoded by the coding sequence ATGGCGTACGAAATAAAGAATAAAAAAAATATTGCCACAATAGGGCTGCATGTAGGACAAGAAGAAACCGACAATAGCGGATCAAGAGCAGTACCTATATACCAAACAACATCCTACGTATTTGACGACACCCAGCAGGCTGCAAATAGATTTGCCCTACAGGAAGGTGGAAACATATATACAAGGCTGACAAATCCAACCACGGAAGCCTTCGAAAAAAGAATGGCTGCAATTGAAGGTGGAACAGCAGCATATGCTACATCATCTGGATTATCCGCAATATTCTATGCTATAATTAACCTGACTCAAGTAGGAGATAATATTGTATCAGCAGATAACTTATACGGTGGAACATTTGAATTATTTGAAAACACATTAAAAGATTTGGGAAGAGAAGTAAAATTTGTAGATTCACAGTCACCGGATGAATTTGCTGATGCTATAGATGAAAAAACACGTGCAATATATGTAGAATCCATTGGAAACCCGAAACTTGACATACCTGACTTTGATGTAATCTCCGAGATAGCACATGAAAACGGCATACCATTAATAGCAGACAATACCGTAGGAATAGGATCAGTCAGACCATTTGACCACGGTGCAGACATAATAGCAAGCAGTGCAACAAAATACATTGGAGGACACGGAACAACACTCGGTGGTATCATCATAGAAAAAGGAGAATTCAATTGGGACAATGGAAAATTCCCTGGATTAACACAACCCGATGAAACATACAACGGATTAAAATTCTATGAAACATTTGGTCCTGCATCATTCACTACAAGAATAAGAGCAGTACTGGGAAGAGATACCGGAGCTGTACCAAGTCCATTCGGTTCATTCTTACTCCTGCAGGGACTTGAAACACTTAGTTTAAGGATTGAAAAACATGCAGAAAACGCTTTAGCAGTAGCTAAACACTTGGAAGCACATCCAAAAGTAGCATGGGTAACCTATTCCGGACTTGAAAGCAGTCCAAACCATAAAATAGCATCAAAATATGCGGAAAAAGGTTATGGTGGAATAGTCTCCTTCGGATTAAAATCAGGATATGACGGAGCAATCCAATTTATAAACAATACTGAACTATTGTCCTTACTGGCTAATATAGGTGATGCAAAATCATTGGTAATACATCCAGCATCCACTACACATTCACAGCTTACCGAAGAACAACAACTAGCTACTGGTGTAACCCCAGATTTGATTAGATTCTCTGTTGGAATCGAAGATTTAGAGGATATACTGGCTGATGTGGACCAGGCATTGGATAAAATCCAATAA
- a CDS encoding AAA domain-containing protein produces the protein MINKYILKDFITDFEDLIRKEKINNKQIRGRITDIKDDIIGVSLYKSSKIAQNTTVEINKIQGIILKNNNKNLKIKLNNKSSFYKNQEIKINNLQNDIIILKLENLLTAIKDNKLNQQNIEVLEALLDDYNNRYDDKQCNVKSLNQRQQLALNSSISTRKFHIIKGPPGTGKTHSIVEIIKYLYSNNYRILITTHTHIAIDNILEKLGDLPEDNILRIGNRDKINPKLHHYHIDSKLKKHPSFPIIKDLELRNKLLREDQSKYERLSVDDEYMLVKKNNHHSLIRRIISKFYHLDNNEYSLRNIDTKLIRSNIIEEISKNNDRIDEIKKIITTDVYQHAQIIASTVLSSSSALTKDMEFDYVIMDEASQVPTYLALIALLKTDKFILIGDDMQLQPITINHDSILTKSIFNHMIEKYPDDYTFLNIQYRMNPQISDISSKLYYNNRLKSHEKNVYKKLVLINDNHLLLDESPVTLIDTSNVEYYQLNTDGGCINEYEAELVMSIIDALIINEISCDEIGVITPYKKQKMYIKGLLEDKQLDIECDTIYRFQGREKDVILISFCKSSRRLLNDFQKKFLSQKNQLNVSITRARKKLIIIADRSLLDGATNMNNLFDSISLFDTIFLEDLFS, from the coding sequence ATGATTAACAAATACATATTAAAAGATTTTATCACGGACTTTGAAGACCTGATAAGAAAAGAGAAAATAAACAACAAGCAAATACGTGGACGAATAACAGACATCAAAGATGACATCATAGGTGTATCATTATACAAATCATCCAAGATAGCTCAAAACACAACAGTGGAGATAAATAAAATACAGGGCATCATACTTAAAAACAATAACAAGAACTTGAAAATAAAGCTAAACAATAAGTCATCATTCTATAAAAATCAGGAAATAAAAATAAACAACCTCCAAAATGATATTATAATACTTAAACTTGAAAATTTGCTTACAGCAATAAAGGACAATAAGCTTAACCAACAAAATATTGAAGTTTTAGAGGCACTGCTTGATGATTATAATAACAGATATGACGACAAACAATGCAATGTAAAATCATTGAACCAGCGACAGCAGTTGGCATTAAACAGTTCCATCTCAACAAGGAAGTTTCATATAATCAAGGGGCCGCCCGGAACTGGTAAGACCCATTCCATTGTGGAAATAATAAAATACCTCTACAGTAACAATTATAGAATTCTGATTACAACACACACCCACATAGCCATAGACAACATCTTGGAAAAGCTGGGCGACTTGCCCGAGGACAATATTCTACGAATAGGAAATAGGGATAAAATAAATCCTAAACTACACCACTACCATATCGATTCTAAGTTAAAAAAACACCCATCATTTCCAATCATCAAGGACCTTGAATTGCGGAATAAATTGTTAAGAGAAGATCAAAGTAAATACGAAAGATTATCTGTTGATGATGAATATATGCTGGTAAAGAAAAATAATCATCACTCACTAATTAGAAGAATAATATCAAAATTCTATCACCTCGATAATAATGAATATAGCCTTCGAAATATCGACACTAAATTAATCAGAAGCAATATTATTGAAGAGATATCTAAAAATAATGATAGAATAGATGAAATAAAGAAAATAATAACAACGGATGTATATCAACATGCACAAATTATAGCATCCACTGTACTATCCTCTTCATCAGCACTGACCAAGGACATGGAATTTGATTACGTAATCATGGATGAGGCAAGTCAAGTACCAACATACCTGGCATTAATAGCACTGCTTAAGACAGATAAGTTCATACTTATAGGAGATGACATGCAACTTCAGCCCATCACCATAAATCATGATTCAATACTAACAAAGTCAATATTCAACCATATGATAGAAAAATATCCCGATGATTACACATTTCTCAATATACAATACCGTATGAATCCCCAGATATCTGACATATCAAGCAAACTCTACTATAACAACCGACTTAAAAGTCATGAAAAAAATGTATATAAAAAACTGGTATTAATCAATGACAATCATCTGCTGCTTGATGAATCACCAGTAACGCTCATCGACACATCAAACGTGGAATACTATCAACTGAATACCGACGGCGGATGCATCAACGAATATGAGGCAGAACTGGTCATGTCAATAATCGATGCACTTATTATAAATGAAATATCATGTGATGAAATAGGTGTGATAACACCCTACAAAAAACAGAAAATGTATATCAAGGGATTGCTTGAAGATAAGCAATTGGATATAGAATGTGATACAATATACAGATTTCAGGGAAGAGAAAAAGATGTTATATTAATTTCATTCTGTAAAAGTTCAAGAAGACTTCTGAATGATTTTCAAAAAAAGTTTTTATCCCAGAAGAATCAGTTAAACGTTTCAATAACAAGGGCTAGAAAAAAGTTGATAATTATAGCAGATAGGTCATTGTTGGATGGTGCCACCAATATGAATAATCTGTTCGATTCGATATCCCTATTTGACACCATCTTCTTGGAGGATTTATTCAGTTAA
- a CDS encoding ABC transporter permease, producing the protein MLIRKMLRDMKEHKMQFISIFLMSFLTLMIYAGVGAEATGIQQTVDSFYQDNNMADIWVYSDNINNTTLDKIKNMDSTDDVERQLVISTTAEMDSNPTVKLHYIESNKISKYQAVEGQNINLDDEDGIWMDKRFADAHNLKIGDNITLKYNGLNIEKTIRGLGYSPEYVYEQSDESIIPDFKLQGFAYASYKAYPTDNIPYTTLLIKTKDTPEKYQGKLDDNVKLKNYTFLPFKDHTSVLQFQSEIDQHKMLGSMFPVIFVVVALLTLITTMTRIVSHQRTQIGTLKALGFSNKSLIYHFISYGLYLTVAGSVLGLVIGVNSLPYLFYPSMSSFYTLPVWKSGFDISFVYVALLLIVISVLFTYLSTKNIVRQTPAETLEPKPPKISGNSILEKTVIWKKLGFNARWNIRDIKRNKIRSLVTVVSIIGCTILLISAFGMSDGMNDLKTWQYGTINHYETQLIIEENATIAQVDDVTKKVNGTQIMTKPIEIRANDIKKTVNLNVYNDTSLITPTDEKMKAMKLPHDGVTLTRKTAEILGVDKGDSIQWRLYGEDKWINSIIDEINADPSNQGITISQDKSDKLDINFTPTMIVTRNAVNGSYDGISAIFTIDDLQKSWDDMMESGNLLIAILLIFALLLSIVMLYGLGILSFTEVEIDLATLKVLGFTSGIIRRMFLAQHIFLASIGFILGVPLGYKVLRVIMDSSGDTFYYPINYNLPTIMITFVCVIGLTIVVNLLLSRKIKEIDMVESLKKSRE; encoded by the coding sequence ATGCTAATTAGAAAGATGCTAAGGGACATGAAAGAACACAAAATGCAATTTATATCAATATTTCTCATGTCCTTTCTAACACTCATGATCTATGCCGGCGTAGGAGCAGAGGCAACGGGAATACAACAAACAGTCGATTCATTCTACCAGGACAACAACATGGCAGATATATGGGTATACTCTGATAATATAAATAACACCACCTTAGATAAAATAAAAAACATGGATTCAACCGATGATGTTGAACGACAACTTGTAATAAGTACCACCGCAGAGATGGACTCGAATCCCACGGTGAAGCTTCACTACATAGAATCAAACAAGATATCCAAATACCAGGCTGTAGAAGGACAGAACATAAATCTCGATGATGAGGATGGAATATGGATGGACAAAAGATTTGCAGATGCCCATAATCTAAAGATAGGAGATAACATAACTCTCAAATACAATGGATTAAACATAGAAAAGACCATACGCGGACTGGGTTATTCACCAGAATACGTATATGAACAGTCAGATGAAAGTATAATACCTGACTTTAAACTACAGGGTTTTGCCTACGCATCATACAAGGCATATCCAACAGACAACATCCCATATACGACGCTATTGATAAAAACAAAAGACACACCTGAAAAGTATCAGGGTAAATTGGATGACAATGTAAAGCTTAAAAACTACACGTTCCTTCCATTCAAGGACCATACCAGCGTACTGCAATTCCAGTCTGAAATCGATCAGCATAAGATGCTTGGAAGCATGTTTCCGGTGATATTTGTAGTGGTTGCCCTACTGACCTTAATAACCACAATGACACGTATAGTATCACACCAGAGAACACAGATTGGAACATTAAAGGCACTTGGTTTCAGTAACAAATCACTCATATATCATTTCATATCCTATGGATTATATCTTACGGTAGCCGGAAGCGTTCTCGGATTGGTAATAGGCGTAAACTCTTTACCATACCTATTCTATCCATCAATGAGTTCATTCTACACACTTCCCGTATGGAAATCCGGATTTGATATCTCATTTGTATATGTTGCATTACTCTTGATAGTTATATCAGTATTGTTCACATATCTATCCACAAAAAACATCGTAAGACAAACGCCCGCAGAGACATTGGAACCTAAGCCACCAAAGATATCCGGCAATTCAATACTTGAAAAAACGGTAATATGGAAAAAGTTGGGATTCAATGCCCGCTGGAATATCCGTGACATCAAAAGAAACAAGATAAGGTCTCTTGTAACGGTCGTAAGCATAATCGGTTGTACAATATTATTAATCTCCGCATTTGGCATGTCGGATGGGATGAATGACTTAAAAACATGGCAGTATGGAACTATCAATCACTATGAAACCCAACTTATAATAGAGGAAAATGCAACGATAGCCCAAGTTGATGACGTGACAAAAAAGGTCAACGGAACACAGATAATGACAAAACCCATAGAAATAAGGGCCAATGATATCAAAAAGACAGTAAACCTAAACGTATATAACGACACCTCACTTATCACACCGACAGATGAAAAAATGAAGGCGATGAAACTGCCTCATGATGGTGTAACATTAACCAGAAAAACAGCAGAAATACTGGGAGTGGATAAGGGGGATAGTATCCAGTGGAGATTATATGGAGAAGACAAGTGGATTAACTCCATCATTGATGAGATTAATGCAGATCCATCCAATCAGGGAATAACCATCAGTCAAGATAAATCGGATAAACTTGACATAAATTTCACACCAACGATGATTGTAACCAGAAACGCTGTTAATGGTAGTTACGATGGAATATCCGCCATATTTACCATTGACGACTTACAAAAAAGTTGGGATGATATGATGGAATCTGGTAATCTGTTAATAGCAATACTTCTTATCTTTGCATTGCTGCTTTCTATAGTGATGCTCTATGGCCTGGGAATTTTATCTTTTACTGAGGTTGAAATAGATCTTGCTACCCTGAAGGTTTTGGGTTTTACCAGCGGCATCATACGTAGGATGTTTCTAGCCCAACATATATTCCTGGCATCAATCGGATTTATCCTGGGAGTACCCCTGGGCTATAAGGTCTTGAGGGTAATCATGGACTCATCGGGGGATACGTTCTACTATCCCATAAACTATAACCTGCCGACGATAATGATAACATTTGTTTGCGTAATAGGTTTAACCATAGTAGTTAACTTATTGTTAAGTCGTAAAATCAAGGAGATTGACATGGTCGAATCCCTGAAAAAATCAAGGGAATAA
- a CDS encoding ABC transporter ATP-binding protein, whose protein sequence is MSQIIEFKNVTKEYIIGTNVLKAANNLNFTIDEGEFVVILGPSGSGKSTLLNLLGGLDKLTSGTITVDNEEISNYNEKQLTQYRADKVGFIFQFYNLIPNLTAIENIELINDVIDNKIDGIKYLRQVGLEEHANQFPSELSGGEQQRVSIARAISKQPALLLCDEPTGALDSNTGYHIIGMLLNLAREHKTTVIIVTHNNQLSYLADKIIHIKNGQIEDVEINRNPMDIDQIEW, encoded by the coding sequence ATGTCACAAATCATAGAATTTAAGAACGTAACAAAAGAATACATAATAGGAACAAATGTACTCAAAGCTGCAAACAATCTTAACTTCACAATAGATGAGGGAGAGTTCGTAGTAATACTGGGACCATCAGGAAGTGGAAAGTCAACACTGCTTAATCTACTTGGAGGACTGGATAAACTAACAAGCGGTACCATAACAGTAGACAATGAGGAAATATCTAACTACAATGAAAAACAACTAACACAATATCGTGCAGATAAAGTAGGATTCATCTTTCAATTCTACAACCTCATACCAAACCTAACGGCAATAGAAAATATAGAACTAATAAATGACGTGATAGATAACAAAATAGATGGCATCAAATACCTAAGGCAGGTAGGCCTCGAAGAACACGCCAATCAATTCCCATCAGAACTATCCGGTGGAGAACAACAAAGAGTATCCATAGCAAGGGCAATATCCAAACAACCTGCACTGCTATTATGTGATGAACCTACAGGTGCACTGGACTCCAATACAGGATACCATATAATCGGCATGCTTCTAAACTTAGCCAGAGAACATAAAACAACGGTAATCATAGTAACACATAACAACCAACTGTCATACCTGGCAGATAAAATAATACACATCAAAAATGGACAAATAGAAGATGTGGAAATAAACCGAAATCCAATGGACATAGACCAGATAGAGTGGTGA
- a CDS encoding nitroreductase, translating into MDCMEALKTRRSVKKFTDKQISDDDLREILDAACNAPSGMNLQSPKIIVIQRKDIIERFSKWNLSCFPDEIQEKLGDIDPFYNAPTLLIVLADKNVPTCVEDASLTIGNILNAATALDIGSCWIHRAREEFDSVQAKELLKVWGLSEDYIGVGHVVLGYPADDYEVPKKSIKEDYVIFADELL; encoded by the coding sequence ATGGATTGTATGGAAGCTCTAAAAACAAGAAGAAGCGTAAAGAAATTTACCGATAAACAGATAAGCGATGATGATTTGAGGGAAATATTGGATGCCGCATGTAATGCCCCTAGTGGTATGAACCTTCAATCACCAAAGATAATTGTTATCCAAAGAAAGGATATCATTGAAAGATTCTCCAAGTGGAACTTGTCCTGTTTTCCTGATGAAATACAAGAAAAGTTGGGTGATATTGATCCGTTCTATAATGCTCCAACACTTTTGATAGTTCTTGCCGATAAGAATGTACCTACATGTGTCGAGGATGCGTCATTAACCATTGGCAATATATTGAATGCAGCAACGGCATTGGATATAGGGTCATGTTGGATTCACAGGGCTCGTGAAGAATTTGATTCAGTACAGGCCAAGGAATTGCTTAAGGTATGGGGCTTATCAGAGGATTATATAGGTGTTGGCCATGTGGTATTGGGTTATCCTGCAGATGACTATGAAGTACCAAAAAAGAGTATAAAAGAGGATTATGTTATATTTGCCGATGAACTTTTATAG